The following proteins come from a genomic window of Pirellula staleyi DSM 6068:
- the sppA gene encoding signal peptide peptidase SppA translates to MANAPQYSQQPIIVYQQGTFSRFLGWLGWAAFFLCALILMTQWSTMAEYFDTSGGITEKFVSGDKFGDDKIAIISIEGVIAEGDGFVKRQIDRVAKDENVKAIVVRVDSPGGTVTGSDYILHHLKKLRKEKSDIPLVVSMGSMAASGGYYVSMAVGDQENVIYAEPTTTTGSIGVIIPHYDISGLMAKFDIKDDSIASHERKQMLTMTKPIPQEHREIIQGYVNESFGRFKSIIKEGRPGFKADESKLDQLATGEIFSADQALKHGLVDKIGFIEDAIDRALELAKLDKAKTRVVEFEKPASLFDVGAIAMSRAAEPAGRSELHLLMEMSTPRPYYLLTSLPILAGSHRGRE, encoded by the coding sequence ATGGCCAACGCACCGCAATATTCCCAGCAGCCGATTATCGTTTATCAGCAGGGAACGTTCTCCCGTTTCCTCGGTTGGCTGGGGTGGGCAGCATTTTTTCTGTGCGCTTTGATCCTGATGACTCAGTGGTCGACGATGGCGGAGTATTTCGACACATCGGGCGGAATCACCGAGAAATTTGTCTCCGGCGACAAGTTTGGCGACGACAAAATCGCGATCATCTCCATCGAAGGGGTGATTGCCGAAGGTGACGGATTTGTAAAGCGGCAGATCGATCGCGTCGCCAAAGATGAAAACGTGAAAGCGATTGTGGTGCGCGTCGACTCCCCTGGCGGAACGGTGACCGGCAGCGACTACATCCTGCATCACCTGAAGAAGCTGCGAAAAGAAAAAAGCGATATTCCCTTAGTGGTGAGCATGGGGAGCATGGCAGCCAGCGGTGGCTACTATGTTTCCATGGCGGTGGGTGATCAAGAGAACGTGATTTACGCCGAGCCAACCACCACGACCGGCTCGATTGGGGTGATCATTCCACACTACGACATCAGCGGATTGATGGCCAAGTTCGATATCAAAGACGACAGCATTGCCAGCCACGAGCGGAAGCAAATGCTGACGATGACCAAGCCGATTCCGCAGGAGCATCGCGAGATCATTCAAGGATATGTGAACGAGTCGTTTGGCCGGTTCAAGTCGATCATCAAAGAGGGTCGACCTGGCTTCAAGGCCGACGAAAGCAAGCTCGATCAGCTCGCGACAGGGGAGATTTTCTCGGCCGATCAAGCGCTCAAGCATGGGCTCGTCGACAAGATCGGCTTTATCGAAGATGCGATCGATCGCGCGCTGGAACTCGCGAAGCTCGACAAGGCCAAGACCCGCGTCGTGGAGTTCGAGAAACCAGCCTCGCTCTTTGATGTCGGTGCGATTGCCATGAGCCGCGCCGCTGAGCCAGCTGGTCGTTCGGAGCTCCATCTGCTGATGGAGATGTCGA
- a CDS encoding sugar phosphate isomerase/epimerase: MFVAASTECFHDLSLSAALDRLTDLEYTNVELAMFEDGDQMKPSQIAADVDAALKICRNTRRLDIASFDVRIITDTKAEHYNQFEAICRLAKAAKVVTISVPSGELGTPFNEEVEHLRKLVDIATQHGVRVGMKSQIGRLSEDPDTVAVLCDNCKGLGLTYDPSQYIFGPAYGRNTDKLIKYVYHTHLRDTNRKALQVRVGQGEIEYGRIVTLLQKAKYNRALCVNITEMADVDHVGELRKMRLLLESLL, from the coding sequence GTGTTTGTGGCGGCTTCGACGGAGTGTTTTCACGATCTTTCGCTCTCGGCGGCTCTCGATCGCCTCACCGACTTGGAATACACCAACGTCGAGTTGGCTATGTTCGAGGATGGCGACCAGATGAAGCCCTCGCAGATTGCGGCCGATGTCGATGCTGCGCTGAAGATCTGTCGCAACACGCGACGGCTCGACATTGCATCGTTCGATGTGCGCATCATCACCGACACCAAGGCCGAGCACTACAACCAGTTCGAGGCGATCTGCCGACTGGCCAAAGCTGCCAAGGTAGTCACCATTTCGGTCCCCAGCGGAGAGCTTGGCACCCCGTTTAACGAAGAGGTCGAGCACCTCCGTAAACTGGTCGACATTGCCACCCAGCATGGTGTGCGGGTCGGCATGAAGAGCCAGATCGGACGCCTGTCGGAAGATCCCGATACCGTGGCTGTCCTGTGCGACAACTGCAAAGGGCTCGGACTCACCTACGACCCCAGCCAATACATTTTTGGCCCCGCTTACGGCCGCAACACCGACAAGCTCATCAAGTACGTCTATCACACCCACCTGCGCGACACCAATCGCAAAGCACTGCAAGTGCGCGTCGGCCAAGGTGAAATCGAGTACGGCCGGATCGTTACGCTGCTGCAAAAAGCAAAGTACAACCGGGCCCTCTGCGTGAACATCACCGAAATGGCCGATGTCGACCACGTCGGCGAACTTCGCAAGATGCGCCTCCTGCTCGAGAGCTTGCTATAA
- a CDS encoding alkaline phosphatase D family protein — protein MLLDSCNCSRWFVALACLLLATSNARGEEPALSRIAFGACAKQDKPQPIWEAVVEMQPEAFLFLGDNIYGDTDDMQVLKAKWEQLGAQPGYQKLKATCPILATWDDHDYGRNDAGADYPLRRESQQIFLDFFEVPQDDARRQQEGVYSARIFGPEGKRVQIILLDARYHRSPLKRSTKSAEPGEGYRGIYAENTDEGATMLGPAQWKWLEEQLRKPAEVRIIGSGVQVIAYENGWETWGNFPKERERLFRLIRDTRASGVVLLSGDRHLSEISRLAADDPLGVGYPLIDITSTSLNAPSGNMTKSGVRFANELNRYRVGLTYFDINFGAVQIDWSEADPTLRLQIREASGQVVLQQRLKLSELQAK, from the coding sequence ATGCTGCTTGATTCCTGCAACTGTAGCCGGTGGTTCGTGGCGCTCGCCTGTTTGCTGCTGGCAACATCGAATGCCAGGGGAGAGGAGCCAGCGCTTTCGCGCATCGCGTTTGGTGCCTGTGCGAAGCAAGATAAGCCGCAGCCGATTTGGGAGGCGGTGGTCGAGATGCAGCCCGAAGCGTTTCTGTTTTTGGGGGATAACATCTACGGCGATACCGACGACATGCAGGTGCTGAAGGCGAAGTGGGAGCAGCTCGGGGCGCAGCCCGGGTATCAGAAACTCAAAGCGACCTGCCCGATCTTGGCAACGTGGGACGATCACGATTATGGGCGGAACGATGCCGGGGCCGACTATCCACTGCGGCGCGAGTCGCAGCAGATCTTTCTCGACTTTTTCGAGGTCCCCCAGGACGACGCGCGGCGCCAGCAGGAAGGGGTTTACTCGGCGCGCATCTTCGGCCCCGAAGGAAAACGGGTGCAGATCATTCTGCTCGACGCGCGCTATCACCGCAGCCCGCTGAAGCGCAGCACCAAGTCGGCTGAGCCCGGGGAAGGGTACCGCGGCATCTATGCCGAAAACACCGATGAAGGGGCCACCATGCTCGGCCCCGCGCAGTGGAAGTGGCTCGAGGAGCAGCTTCGCAAGCCAGCCGAAGTTCGCATCATCGGCTCGGGAGTGCAGGTGATTGCCTACGAAAACGGCTGGGAAACGTGGGGCAATTTTCCGAAAGAACGCGAGCGGCTGTTTCGGCTGATTCGCGACACGCGCGCCAGCGGTGTGGTGCTGCTGAGTGGCGACCGGCATCTCTCGGAGATCTCGCGCCTGGCAGCTGATGATCCGCTGGGGGTTGGCTATCCGCTGATTGATATCACCAGCACGAGTCTCAACGCGCCGAGCGGCAACATGACGAAATCGGGAGTCCGGTTTGCCAACGAGCTGAACCGCTATCGCGTCGGTCTCACCTACTTTGATATCAACTTCGGCGCGGTGCAAATCGACTGGTCAGAGGCCGATCCCACGCTTCGCTTGCAAATTCGCGAAGCCTCGGGGCAAGTCGTCCTGCAGCAGCGCCTCAAACTGAGCGAGCTGCAGGCGAAGTGA